The sequence CTGCTGTCGGACGCCCTGTCCATGTACCTGCGCGAGGGCCTGCGGGCCGAGCACCTGGACGCACAGGCCGCTTGCGCGCTGGCACCCTGCCTGGAGGAGAAACAGCTCATAGGCGCGGTGCACGATATCGATGCCATGGACATCGACGTGGCCGAGCTGCACCAGGGCTTTTTGCGCGGCATGACACAGGCCGGAGCCCAGCTGCGCTGCAACGCGGTGCTCCGCGAGGCCGAGTGCAGCGATGAAGGCCTGTGGGCCTTGACCTTGGGGAATGGTGAAGTCGTGCGGGCCCGCTCCGTGGTGAATGCCGCAGGCGCCTGGGCCGATGAGGTGGCCCAGGTGTGCGGAGCCCAGGCCCTGGGCATACAGCCCCGGCGCCGCTCCGCCTTCACCTTTGCCGCGCCCGAAGGTGTGGCCGTGCAGGACTGGCCCGCTGTCATCGGTGTGGACGAGAGCTTTTACTTCAAGCCCGATGCGGGCCAGTTGCTGGGCTCGCCCGCCAATGCCGACCCTGTGGAGCCGCACGACGTGGTGGCCGAGGAGCTGGATGTGGCCACCGGCATTTACCGCATCGAGTCCATGACCAGTCTGCGCATACACAGGCCGCGCCATGTCTGGGCGGGGCTGCGCAGCTTTGCCCCGGACGATGACTTTGTCATGGGCTGGGATGCGCAATGCCAGGGCTTTTTCTGGCTGGCGGGCCAGGGCGGCTATGGCATTCAGACGGCGGCCGGCGCCTCCGAGGCCGCCTGCGCCCTGCTGCTGGGCCAGGCGTTGCCTGAGGCCCTGCTGGCCCAGGGCGTGGATGCCGCCCAGCTCAGCCCGGCGCGCTTTGCCAGCCCGGCCAGTGCGCAGGGCTGAGAGCGTAAACACGCTCTGAACCACTTTCACACACCCTAAAAATCAAAGGAGACAGAGATGCATGCGTTCAAGGAGATATGCAAGATCGCCGGGGCTTTTGTCGGCGTCATCGTGGGCGCGGGCTTTGCCTCGGGCCAGGAAATTCTGCAGTTCTTTGCCAGCTTCGGCAGCCAGGGCCTGTGGGGTTGCGTCGTGGCAGGGCTGGCGTTTGTGTTTCTGTCCATGGCGTTTTCCACCATGGGCCAGCGCCTGCGGGCCGAGTCGCACAAGGAAGTGGTGCAGGCCTTGCTGGGCAAGCATGTGGGCTGGGTGTTCGATGTGCTGATCACCTTCTTTTTGTTTGCCATCACCGTGGTCATGTTGGCGGGGGCGGGCTCGCTGCTGCACCAGTGGCTGGGTATTTCCGAGGTCTGGGGCAGCGTGCTGGCCACCGTGGCCACGGCGCTGATCGTCTGCCTGGATGTCGGCCGTGTCATCGCCTTCATTGGCGCGGTCACACCGCTGCTGATGTTCATGACCGTGGTCGTGGCCGGCTATGTGCTGGGCACACCCCATGCCGATGTGGCCACGCTGCAGGCCGCTGCGACCGAGCAGCCCAAGGGTGCGAGCCACTGGCTGGTGGCGGCCCTGCTCTATGTCTCCTACAACGTGGTGGCGGGTATGCCTTTTCTGGTCATCATGGGCGGCCAGGCCAGCTCGCGCCGCGTGGCCCTGTGGGGCGGGGTGCTGGGGGGCTTGC comes from Comamonas sp. GB3 AK4-5 and encodes:
- a CDS encoding NAD(P)/FAD-dependent oxidoreductase encodes the protein MEQAIFDFAVVGAGMAGASVAYRLAQAGASVLVLERESQPGYHATGRSAAMFMESYGTQQIRALTRASRAFYSQPPLGFCEHALLQPRSVLYVGAEGQEALLSDALSMYLREGLRAEHLDAQAACALAPCLEEKQLIGAVHDIDAMDIDVAELHQGFLRGMTQAGAQLRCNAVLREAECSDEGLWALTLGNGEVVRARSVVNAAGAWADEVAQVCGAQALGIQPRRRSAFTFAAPEGVAVQDWPAVIGVDESFYFKPDAGQLLGSPANADPVEPHDVVAEELDVATGIYRIESMTSLRIHRPRHVWAGLRSFAPDDDFVMGWDAQCQGFFWLAGQGGYGIQTAAGASEAACALLLGQALPEALLAQGVDAAQLSPARFASPASAQG